GGAACAACAGAAAGTTCTTTAACTTATTTGATGATAAAGAATGGAATAAATATTGGGAATTCTGCGGCAGTTACAATTTTAATAAGAATTTTCACTTTGTGGATTCCAATATTAATTGGTTTTTTAAGTTTATTTATTTACTTACAAAAGAATAAAAAAATTATAAAAACTAAAATTTTTACGTTTCTGTAAATATTTATATTTAACTTGATTCTTAGTTATTTTGATAATATTATAAAATTTAATAATAAACAAAACTGGAGGATAAAATGAGTGATGAAAATGGAATGAGTAAAGGACTTATTTTAGGACTTTTAACCGGAACAATAATTGGGTCAGTATTAGGATTATTGTTTGCTCCAAAATCCGGACGTGAATTACGCGGCGAACTTAAAGAGAAATCGGATGAATTTCTAAATGGTGCTGAAGAATATTTAGAACAAGCAAAAGGAAAAGCTAACTCACTAATAAATGATGGAAAAAAAAAATCAGAAAAACTTATTTCTGATGCTAAAGAAAAAGTAGATAGTTTGTTAGCCGAAGCCGAAAAAATTGTTCACGATGCAAAATCGAAAACAAAAGAAATGGTTGAAACCGGAAAAGAAAAATTCGAAAAAGAAGGCGATAAACTAAAAAGTGCGATAAAAGCCGGCGTTGAAACATATAAAACAGAACGAGAATCTTAAAATATGACAGTCTTAGATGTTTTATTAGTGATTCTTATAATTATAGCGATAATTGTTGGAATCTATTTAATATTTGCATTAAAGAAGATATATAATACTTTAGATATGGTTCAAGATGATATCGATGTTTTAAATAATCGACTTGAACCAATATTACAAAACCTCACAATAATTACGGAGAAAGTTGTAAAAATTAGTGAGGAAACCGAAAAAAGAGTATTCGATATAAGTAATACAATCCAAAATGTTCGAAATACAGTTTCAAAATTTTCCTTTAGAAATGACAATAACTTTGTAAGAAATCCAATTCAAGATTTGCTAAACAATATAACTGCAATTTCTAAAGGTGTTTCTGCATTCTGGAGAAAATTATATAATTAATTGCTGAACAATAACACAAAATATTTGGAGGCATTTTGAGTGCTTTTACTCCTGATGCAATAAGAAATATTGCATTCGTTGGTCATGGTGGAAGTGGAAAAACTTCCTTATCAGAATTTTTACTTTTTTCTGCTGGTGAAATTAACAGAATTGGAACAATAGCCGAAGGTACTACAACATCAGATTTTAATCCTAACGAAATTGAAAGACAAATATCAATTTCTGCTTCCGCATTACACTTAATTTGGAAAAACACAAAAATCAATTTATTAGATGCTCCCGGTTATTCCGATTTTATTGGTGCAGTTAAATCAAGTCTTCATGTTGTAGATACTGCAATTGTAGTTCTTAAAGGAATGGAAGGTGTTGAAGTTGGAACTGAATCGGCTTGGGAATATA
The nucleotide sequence above comes from Ignavibacteriota bacterium. Encoded proteins:
- a CDS encoding YtxH domain-containing protein encodes the protein MSDENGMSKGLILGLLTGTIIGSVLGLLFAPKSGRELRGELKEKSDEFLNGAEEYLEQAKGKANSLINDGKKKSEKLISDAKEKVDSLLAEAEKIVHDAKSKTKEMVETGKEKFEKEGDKLKSAIKAGVETYKTERES